A single Pedobacter sp. PACM 27299 DNA region contains:
- a CDS encoding cytochrome d ubiquinol oxidase subunit II, translating into MIYVVIIFLWTAILLYILLGGADFGAGIIELFTSEKNKEKTRKTMYKAIGPIWEANHMWLIIAVVILFVGFPKIYTTVSIYLHIPLVGMLLGIIARGTAFVFRNYDAVEDDMQKVYTPIFVYSSLITPFFLGIIAASAVSGRIDPHANDFLSAYVFSWLNWFSVAVGIFTVSICAFLATIFIIGQTTEENDRNHFIRKARRIIFIVMFCGALVFLAAYFEQIPLIHWIFGDTPGLIAIIAASISLVVMFFVLGQNKPIMLRLLAGFQVTMILFAATYSHFPDILLLKDGANLSLLTHQGQAKTIETLGYALLIGSIFILPALVYLIYIFQKKTNVETDH; encoded by the coding sequence ATGATATACGTTGTGATTATTTTTCTCTGGACCGCTATTTTACTTTATATTTTATTGGGTGGTGCCGATTTTGGAGCTGGTATCATTGAACTGTTTACCTCGGAAAAAAACAAGGAAAAGACCCGAAAAACGATGTATAAAGCAATTGGCCCTATTTGGGAAGCCAATCACATGTGGCTGATCATTGCTGTTGTGATTCTTTTTGTAGGCTTTCCTAAAATATATACCACTGTATCTATATATCTTCATATCCCACTGGTGGGGATGCTTTTGGGCATCATCGCCAGAGGTACCGCTTTTGTATTTAGGAATTATGATGCTGTAGAAGATGACATGCAGAAAGTTTATACGCCAATATTTGTGTATTCTAGCTTGATTACCCCATTCTTTTTGGGGATAATCGCGGCGAGCGCTGTTTCAGGAAGGATAGATCCACACGCAAATGACTTCTTATCGGCCTATGTATTCAGCTGGCTGAACTGGTTCTCTGTTGCCGTAGGCATTTTTACTGTTAGTATCTGTGCTTTTTTAGCCACTATCTTTATCATTGGACAAACAACAGAAGAAAACGATAGGAACCATTTTATTAGAAAAGCAAGAAGAATTATTTTTATCGTGATGTTTTGTGGAGCATTGGTGTTCCTTGCGGCTTACTTTGAGCAAATTCCTTTGATTCACTGGATTTTTGGAGATACCCCAGGACTGATTGCTATCATTGCGGCCAGTATTTCATTAGTAGTCATGTTCTTTGTATTGGGACAAAATAAGCCTATTATGTTAAGGCTGCTGGCAGGCTTCCAGGTCACCATGATTTTATTTGCCGCTACCTACAGCCACTTTCCTGATATTCTTTTATTAAAAGATGGTGCTAATCTTTCTTTGTTGACGCATCAGGGCCAGGCTAAAACCATAGAGACTTTAGGTTATGCCTTATTGATCGGCAGTATATTTATTTTGCCGGCCTTAGTGTACCTCATCTATATTTTCCAAAAGAAAACGAATGTTGAGACTGATCATTAA
- a CDS encoding cytochrome ubiquinol oxidase subunit I — MDDFLAARLQMAFSLGFHIVFACIGMVMPFFMSLAHFYWLKTKKTVYRDVTKAWSAGVAIFFATGAVSGTVLSFELGLLWPKFMEHAGPIFGMPFSLEGTAFFIEAIALGFYLYGWNRLHPWFHWATGVVVGISGLLSGILVVAANAWMNSPAGFDYIDGQYLNIDPVKAMFNDAWFSQALHMTVAAFVSTGFAVAGVHALMILKGKNVAFHSMAFRIAAIFATVFACLQPLSGDISAKDVAKRQPAKLAAMEAHFHTERNAPLIIGGIPDTARKTVDYAIRIPGLLSFMTTGDFNGEVKGLDSIPKEDQPPVAVTHYAFQIMVGLGMAMVGIAFLYFLALWKKKSWLRSNWLLKLFVLATPMGFIALEAGWTVTEVGRQPWIIHGVMRTADAVTPMPGIAYSFYLFTAVYISLAVIVSLLLYRQITMVGKLYNSSSEVPKS, encoded by the coding sequence TTTCCTTAGGCTTTCACATTGTATTTGCTTGTATCGGAATGGTCATGCCATTTTTCATGTCACTGGCACATTTTTACTGGCTTAAAACCAAGAAAACAGTTTATCGGGATGTCACAAAAGCATGGAGTGCCGGTGTAGCGATTTTCTTTGCTACCGGAGCAGTTTCCGGAACGGTTTTGTCTTTTGAACTAGGCCTGCTCTGGCCAAAATTTATGGAACATGCCGGCCCAATATTTGGAATGCCTTTCTCCTTAGAGGGAACGGCATTTTTTATTGAAGCAATTGCCCTAGGTTTTTATCTCTATGGCTGGAACAGACTCCATCCATGGTTTCATTGGGCAACAGGGGTAGTGGTAGGGATTAGTGGTTTGCTATCAGGAATTCTGGTGGTAGCCGCAAATGCCTGGATGAACAGCCCTGCAGGATTTGATTATATAGACGGACAGTACTTAAATATAGATCCGGTTAAAGCGATGTTTAATGACGCCTGGTTTTCTCAGGCCTTACACATGACGGTAGCCGCATTCGTGTCTACCGGTTTTGCTGTTGCAGGAGTCCATGCACTGATGATTCTGAAAGGTAAAAATGTAGCTTTTCATAGTATGGCCTTTAGAATTGCTGCAATATTTGCTACTGTCTTCGCCTGTTTACAGCCCTTAAGTGGAGATATATCTGCAAAAGACGTGGCCAAACGTCAGCCGGCAAAATTAGCCGCAATGGAAGCCCATTTTCATACGGAAAGAAATGCCCCATTGATCATTGGTGGTATTCCTGATACCGCTAGAAAAACAGTTGATTATGCGATCAGAATTCCTGGTTTACTTAGTTTTATGACTACCGGCGATTTTAATGGAGAGGTAAAAGGTCTGGATAGCATTCCGAAAGAAGATCAGCCTCCGGTTGCAGTGACACACTATGCCTTTCAGATTATGGTGGGCTTAGGCATGGCGATGGTGGGCATAGCATTCTTATATTTCCTTGCCTTATGGAAGAAAAAAAGCTGGCTTAGAAGTAATTGGCTGCTTAAGTTATTTGTCCTGGCCACACCAATGGGATTTATTGCTTTAGAAGCCGGCTGGACAGTCACTGAGGTTGGCCGACAGCCTTGGATTATTCATGGGGTGATGCGTACTGCTGATGCAGTTACGCCTATGCCCGGAATTGCCTATTCTTTTTATCTTTTTACTGCGGTATACATCTCTCTGGCAGTTATCGTGAGCTTGTTATTGTACCGCCAGATTACCATGGTAGGTAAATTGTACAATTCATCATCCGAAGTTCCTAAAAGCTAA